The Plasmodium vinckei vinckei genome assembly, chromosome: PVVCY_05 region ACATCTATTTCTCCTGTTTCAGGATTTCTTTTAGTAAGTTCTCTTTCACCTATCCAATATCGCAATGTTTTTATTCTATTTCTTTTAGGATACCTTCTTTTCGAATTGATGCTACTAGTAGCAGTGGTTGTACCAACAGTATAATCATCATGTGTTGTATTTTCAAATGCTACATTTgattctttttcttttcttttttttaattttttctttactaATATTACTTCtacacttttttttctagGGGTTCTATTACTTCTAGAAAATATAAGGGGTGTATTTGTTTGGGATTCTGAATCTTTTTTTAGTCCAGAAGATTTTATAGGAGTATTAAGAGAAGAGTTATCATCTTGAAATAAATTCTTTTCATCGTTTAAATCAGACAATTTCAGGCGTGATCCCTTTCTCgaaatattatcatcatcATTGTTATTAAACATATCATCCATATATGCACCATAATCATTATAATCATGATTTATATCGTTATCATGTTCAAACTCTTTATTATTGTCTATGCCGTCAAAGTTGTCAACAAAATCGTcgtcattattatttatatcaaatgAATTAAGCAAATCAAAAGCCTGCCCATCTTCCATGTTGTTTAGATTGAGCTGATTAGTTACATCGGCTTTTAATTCGGCTAAAAAGTTTTGAATTTCATTCTCTTCTTCATTAAATTTGTCACGTTTgtttttcatcatattgTAATTGTTCATTAGTGAATCAATCTTTTCATTTAtgttattatcatttaggtttatttcatcattatttatattatcaccACAAGAAAATATCTcgttttttaataaattttttgaaaattcaAAATCGTATGATTTTAAGTTATTTAAATCATGCATtttgatattatataaatcgtacatgtcattttttaataatttttcatatccATCACTCTCTTTTAAGTCTACATTTGTATTTTCTCCATCACCTCTTTCTATCTCCGTTTTGTCATTATTATGTACAGTTTCTGATTTccctatattattattttctgcAGATAAAGCATTACTAAAAGATCCTCCTTCGTTAGTAGTTTCcttgttttttaaatctaTTAAGTTTTCATCCAAATCTTcaactttattatttacatcaTTCTTTGCATTCGATGCGGTTTTTAACATCTCTCGACCATTTAAAGAAGGTTCTTTTGCTCCTTCTGGTAATAAATAGATGCTTTCACTAAGTGATGGTGTACTAGATTCATTAACTGACATTATAgtttgttcatatttttttattaacaattCAAAATAATCTTTATCATCTTTACTAGTCATTGAGGAAGTTCTTTGTCCATTCTCTTCTTCCCTCTTTGGTGTATGATTTGAATATGAAACATTCTCACAgttgtttatattatccAAATCTGCATTCTTACTtgaatttacaaaattatcattattattagatGGAGTATGGTTGTCTATTCCATTCTCTGCCTCTACTTCTAATTCATtgttatatgttttataatcATCATCTTCTTCGAGTTTGGTATCAAAATTTTCGTTATTATCTCTTTCATCATCATCATAAATGTCGTAAAAAACTTCTTTGTTAGTATTATCGTCCTCTTCAACTTTGTCAAccatattatcattttcatcgaGGTTATCAATTCCAATAACATCTTCGTTAAAAacattactatttttatcttcacaataattatttgattGTACTTCATTTTCTGCTTCTCCATAGTGTGGACTTTTTTCCTTATTTTGAGAATGATAATAAAGCATGTCCTCCTCGTGAGGTTGATTTTCATTATGCCACGTACTGTTTCGTGGTGtgcttaattttttatctacataaatattatgtgGTATTgaatttttcttatttgaAATTTCActtgaataaataaaatcattGTTGGGTACACTCCCTTGTCTATCactaaaatttttattataattatatgcatcgtcattatataaattttcacTATGAGTATCATCACAATAATAATCATCATTATGCATATGAGATTCTtgcttataatttttttgtatataaaaattttttaagaatGTTCTATTCTTTAAAATGTATTCATTTTGTCCAATTATTTGAGAATTGTATAAAGAACTATTATTCGTGgattttctcttttttggTAAAAAATGGGGAGACATATTTTCTTGTTTGGATATATctctttcattttcattagtCATGTAACTATCTAAACTAGTACGATAACAATCACGTGATCTTCTATTGGgagtaaaatatttatcgccatttaaattattcatatatgtattttttaattttcttcTTATAAACTCCTTTTCATGTCCTCTATagttttcatattttataaaattttcttgGTTTTTCATTTCTCTCCAATTACTAATCACACTATCAGTCATACtattatacaaattattattattattactatcaCTTAACATGTTACTCGTTCTTCCTTCACGCCCTCTTAGACGATGACGTAtggttaaaaatatgtctCCATAATCTATATGTTCAATATTCAATGAcccttttttatcttttacaacatttttagttttatttaaattgtgTGTGTTCACATCAGCAATACTTTTACAACATAGCTGATAAAATCTATCATTCAATTTGTTTTCTAAATTTTCACTGCTTACATTGCTCATGGATAATATATCTTCAAAGCTATTCATTTCACCTTTATtctgaataaatataatatttattttttcctttggtattttttctttttcatatttgtctatataatgtttttcatcatttttagaAATAATCGAACATGTTCCATCATCGAAATAACTAGATACAGAATTTCTATCGGAATGTTCTTtggtattattattaatatcgGCATTTTCCAAAAGAAATGGAATTTCATATTCACATATTCCGCTATTTCCATCATAATTTGTTAacttatcattttcatctaAATTTCCTAATATATCATTGGCATCGTATCTGTTTATGTAATATAGCAGATCGTCTTTATTTTGATGCTCGTTGTCTGTCATGATTTTATATtgtctttaaaaaaatatataataaatcatcataaaaagagaaaataaaaatgaaaaaaaaatatatatatcgaataataaaaataaattaaaaaaatatatgatgaaCCAAATTTTCAATGATATTCGTCTGggataattatatttcacTTTGAATACTCAAGGAACTAAATTAGTGTTACAAACATGAAGacacaaaatgaaattaaaaaaatatatatgatagcaaaaaggaaaaaaaattttatattgaacaaaaaaatatataattaaaatgtataaaagaataaaatgtTCATCATACattcaatatatataaagaacgaaattaataaaagtaaattcataaaataaatgctgaaaaaaatacacactatttttttactttatatttagtatatttttactttatttattttattgttacattttttttaatagctGATTATTTGTGGGAACAATCATAATACCCATGTAACgaacatttaaaaaaaatttacttttacaaaaataatactcTAGATTTGTATCATAAtattgtgtatatataaatttaaaatattcaaaacatataatattatatatattttttccgtattatatacattatacGCAAgtgtataaaaatgtgcATAATACTTTTGTTCAGTGCGAATAATTGCCACATTTTGTTTAAacaataaaagaaaaaataatacttaagaaattaatttttttaaatatattttttctattcaCGTTATAAAttccatattttctttattttactaaatttatttctgtattttatttttatttaattcagtattattatattatttttttttttttacaacttTGTAacagtattttttttattatgcaGATAACTATTTTGCACAATGTCTTAGTAGAactgttaaaaaaaaaaaataatgtaaaaaaatatgaacatggaatatattttttctcctttaagacaaattaaaattccataaaataatatatttgtgaGCATACTTTAAATACCCTATGCGTTTCaacaaaaatacatatattgaATGAATAATCACATTGttacactttttttattgtgtGCTCGCCTTTTAAGTACAGTTTAAAGcacaaataaatgtataaaaaccaaacaaaatataactcaccattatataataaaaaaaaaaaaaattttcaaactAATGGCTTTCTCGGGAAATACAGATTAAATCGAATGCTCATAATGAGACCTGTCTACTATATACTATGATTTTAATGAATTTATTGTgaaatatgaacaaaattGCATTTCGTcaattttctttaaataaattaaaaaaatatatatatttttaaaaaacctTAATTGTTCAGGAAAAAACGTTCATATATTTCTCATGCATAGTTGATGCAATTttatcaataaaaaaatataatagaaaaaGCTAGCAACCGTTAAAAAGACGCAGTAACATTAGCTTGGTGTATAAACCCATTAAAATGTGTACATATCTAAACGATCAATAATATCGAATAAACCTTcatatgaaataataaatgtagCCTATTATTGAGgggtattatttttcattaccCCTTAAATTCGTTCACCTCaacctttatttttttctgttATAAATCCATGTGCATTTACCCCGTGTGTAATGAtagaataatattaaatttcgTTATTTAAAAGTAGTTAACTATAGTATATTCGAAAGTttagtttaaaaaataattcatcaaaagaaaaaaatatatatatagacatGCTATTTTGCATTTTATAATCGATAAATACGTAAACGCTACATaacattaaaattaaaaaatttacaacaCTAAAACATATACgcatattatacatatatatatataagaaaaaatattaatgggGATTGCATGTGCACACacacaaaaattatatttatggaTAACCATTATAATAACGATAATCCATTTCATTTAGATGATTTTaggattattatttccataaAGCTTGTATGGGTTGTTCATTAAATGCATATTTCGattgtttaaataattattatagcTGTATTTGTCGTTTCCCATATAATCATATACAGCATTTTGCAAACTTGATATATAAGAAATTAAATTGTTCTGATAATGCATAACATCCttgttaaaattatttgtttttttaatatttttaccactagtaaaattgttattatgGTTAAAggcataatttttatttccagtattatttatgtgataaaatttttttgatggATTTTGCATTCCATGAAAATctctaaaattataatatgaattttGAGCAAAGTGTGCATAATGGGGTTCCATATGTCCTTTTGCAATGTTATTAGTATTATTGTTTATGctgttattatttaaatttgtgGCTTGTTGactctttttctttttattattttttttctttttactgtttttctttttctttttatccTCGTTTTCGTTAATTGGTGCGTCATTTAAAACGGTTGAATTTTTAGTATTTGGTACCTctgattcatttttttcatcagaTTCATTCAATTTGTTTTGATTATTACGCAACGTCGTTTTGGGCTCTTTGTTTTGTTTCAGTGTGTAATTATAATTGCTTAAGTTAAATTTGCCGTTGTTGTTATCATTATTGCTATTACTAGTGGTAGTAGTAATTAATGTGGCGCCGTCTTTTGATgtcaatttattattatcgtTTTGAGTTTGtgtgttattttttccttcaGTGACGTTTTTATCGTTTTTTTCACTCATTTCTCTAAGCTTAGAAGAATTCTTATTAGCATTTTCTTGGCCcttatttgaatttttcttcaaaatacctttttttttcccatTTTGTACAGAGCTGTTTTTcttgttttgtttttttttcatgctTGTAGAtgcattttcattatttttgttaaattctttttgatttttcttCACATTAAGATTATTATGTTCGGAAATATTTGCTTTTCTATTTTCTTTCGcattttcttcttcctgtaatattttcttctttaattttctgtatgttttttttttctcctttTCCTCCTCAACAATATAATCATATTTAAACTTGGatataatatcatttttgtacatatattttattaaatagaaaaatatcCCGCCTGTTGTTCTTTTCCCTTGCTTATTAGCTAATTCAATACCTCCATAATTTTGTatcaaaattgttttttctaACAAActtaatgaaatataaacaCCTAATGCATCAACAACTCTCTTAATTTGATCTTTGTTTCGTTCTTTCAAAATAGTACTAATAGTTGTTGTTAAAATGtcttttatcattttattatcattatataattctttaggatccattttgttttcatcAACCATTTCTAATGAATTTATTGCATCTATTTGAGCATTTTTTGTTCCTTCTTCAGTATCCTTTTTATCggcattttcatttttcaatGATTCTATAGATTCGTTTTGTTcattcttattattttcagaCTCATTTATTTCTACACTCTCTTTTTTCTCATCAACATTATCAGCTATATTTGGATCCATTGTCTCATTTTCTGCAGTTAACAAACCATTTggattaaaattttcatttatatatttggttaagaaatttttaatatctttaaattttttgattcGTGCTATATCTAAAGGactcatattatatatatcttttttttgaataaaacttttatttttagctAAAATTTTAACATTTTCTAAAACTCCTCCTAAACAGGCTGAATGTATTGGTAATCGGTTATGTacatcaaatatatttatatctgcCTTTTCatcataaattaaaaattttaaataatctgAATTATTTCTATAAGCAGCATAATGTAAAGCTGTTCTATTTGATAAATCGGTATCATTTATCTTTGCCCCATATTTAAGTAAAAGTTTTGTAATATCTTTATTTCCTTTGATAGCGGCAAAATGTATACACATGCTAGTTGTTGTTTTTCCTCTATTTGGAGATAATGAATGGGGTAATAAAGCATGTATAtttgcattattttttaataataattcggTAATATCTTTATGCATTTTTGTTACTGCAATATGTAATGGAGtccaatttttataatcagATACATTTACTTTAgctccattttttattagcaATTCACAAATATCATAATATCCACCTGCACATGCATAATGTAAAGCTCGTCTACcaattttatcataataattaatgtCAGCAACTTTTTCTAAACATTTTCTTACAACAGTTATATTATCTAAATATGCACCATGAAGTAAAGCTCTGTTTATATCTGGTAAACCTAAACCAGGAGGTATGgtaatattcattttgcTATTTTCTTCAAACATGTTATTTTCACATGATTCATCTACTTTAGTTTCATTTCCAATTTTTTCTGTATccattttgttattattttcttgatTCTCCTTGGTATCCTCTGCATTGCTATTGTTTTGATTTTCCTCTTTGGATTGATCGTTCTTATTTTCATTCAATAATTTGTTAAACTTATCATAGTCTtccataatatttttgcttGATTCATCGAAAATttcttcaatatttttttcgacCTCTTTatccatattattatcattacttaaaaatggaaacTTGTCTTTTTCATCCTTTTCTATAGATGCAATagcatttaaattttcagagttaatattaattttaaaaatgttactAAGCTCTTCACTATTatcattcatattatttggtgaaaattcatttaaaacattCATCAAATACTTATTgccataattttttacacaaTAATCTATAAACTTGtgtatttctttattaacTTCTAAATTTTGAATCTTCCCTTTCTCAGTAGATATTTCTTGTTGATCATTTTTTCCCTTTTCATTAAATGCcccattattttgtttattcataatatatttttcaccTATGTTACGATTTGCTGCAAAGTTTTTGTtcttattttcattttttgccTTAGGTGTTTGATGGGTATTATACTTGCTATAAAAGTTGGCTCCCATATTTGCAATATCAAGATATGGATTATTTGGGTATGCAATGTTTTGATAAGGAAACATATAACTTAGATCGTTTCGattcattttcatattccATAGtccatttaaattatttaattgcATCTCTATTCCACTGTTATTTCTATAATCAGGATTGTTCATATGATAAGATTTCATGGgaccattattttttggatattttttcttagtCTTAgtagtatttttatttaaatcgtTTTGTTCTTTTTCAGTATTTTCTTGATCTATGCAAGtttcattatttgatttttcttttttattttgtggTAAATCTGAATTGTctttatgcatttttttcccACTATCATAGGATGTATGCTTATTTAATCgcgaatttaaaaaattttgtttgtatgcatttttattatttttccctATAGCATTATGTCCAGTATTCTTGTTTCCGTTGTAATTGTTAGCCTGGTTCATgttattcatataattattgtaAGGCATACCATTCATATTGTATATTCCTTGTAGCTTCATCATATTCTCCATTAAAATGTTTCTTTGTGGATCGTTTCCATAGTATCcaatattattcatattgtTGAATGGTGCATCGGGATATTGAAAATAGTagcatttatttaaattataagcATCTAAAGGATtgtacatataatttaaatatgcatgtttgcttttatcataattacATTTACTATCTTCACCATTGGGCATTTGCATAAAGTTATTTTCCATCggattatttattacatccatataataactattaatcatttgattatttgcattaaaattattagcTAAAATGCTTGAAGGTGCATAGTTAAAACcatctttatttaaattggcatttttcatattataaacTTTCTGATTAGtgctattattaaaattggtgttcttatttttcttaaGATTTACTTTTTTGTCTTTCGTTTTTTCATTCACATTtaatcctttttttttctttccaCCTGGTGTTTGTTGTGTCCATGTATTAAAATCACTAGTTGAAGGATTCTTGCTAACTTGTGCtttactatatttttttaaacctTTTTTCCCAATATTCTTTCCTTCGATATCGTTACTTTCAATACTAATTGCCGTTGTGATcgtttcattttcattgcTATTAATACGGGTATCATTATTGTCTGTCACTTtggtaataatatttacacTACCTTTAGCAGCATCAATATCTTTCTTTAATTGTTCATTATTTGCATTATTGagttttcccttttttttatttacttttttatttttcttcgtattattttcattgtttTTGTTTCCTACAACACCATCCTTTTTCTCGTCATTTAATAAactgtttttattattattttcggTGTCCTTTTTCTTCAAAgtgtttttatttgattctttgctattctttttatgaaatccattattcttattattattaccctttttatttccagTATTTGGTGTCGtcgtatttttattttgctcTTTCTCTATTTGATTAGTGTTATTACTCTTTTCGCtaattgtatttttctGTGGATTTTGACCATCCTCTACTGCGTCTTTACCTTCAACCTTTTGATCATCTTTAGTTACGCAATCAGTAGTATTACTATTcgatttttcattattgcTGCAGACTTGAGTATTTTTCAGCTTTTCTTGGGAGATATTACCATCTGTAACTACAGTATTATCGTTTATACtcgtatttttttcttctatgTTTTCTCTACTTTCCTCTTGTACTTTGTTTTCTATGCTCATCGTTACTTTTTATCTTactttctcttttttttgattttaaataaaaaagcatATTCCTTTGGGTATACACACCTATTTGGTTATGTGCACCTCTTATGtctgtatataataatatgcatatctACGTGCATAAATGCATGTGCATGTAATTATGCGTAGTTATAAGTTCCATTCAAATTGTGGTATTTTAAATACCTTTCTTATTTAATTGAAGAGCTCGGAATGtttacttttaaaaaattctatGTATTTTGTCAATTATTCActcatacatatatataaatgcatTCTTTCAAGAATTTTAACgtaaataatttgttaaaacacaatatgcataaaaatatactattTGGGCATACAtgtgtacatatattttttatatttcttaaaaatgtgtaaaaatgttatataataatagctATGAAGTTTTGGATTATCATATAATCTTAActacaaaaatatactcATTCGCATTCaagttgtaaaaaaattaaaagtgatatataagtattcatacaaaaaaatattcttcaCCTTGTGTTCAAATATTCTCAGAgatatgttatatatataaatatatctttaaattatattacaaatgatcattataaaaaaaaaaattctttttattcttatatCAGCTTAACGTTATTAAAgcatacattttttaagatGGGTTTTTGGGATTTAAAacgtaaatatattatattatgattgttttgtttttatataaagttttttagtattattattactttttttttcatacaATAATTGTGTATACATAATAGtgtattaacattttttgtttttttgtgtatGTGCGccaaaaaacatttttcacATATGTTGATTATATAAGGGCATATTTAattgattaaaaaaaatatataatatatggatAATGTGCTATTCACCTAATAATTGTGCATTacacctttttttttattatgtatattttttttcctattCCAAAGCTATTTAAGAAGAACAaagctatttttattaacaaatcATAATTTAATGTCATACTagctttatatattatttatgttcatattattatatttttaaaaatatttcatattgtattctttctaatttttcacgccttaaaaatgtaaaagaTTATTGAATATACATGagcaaatattttatgccATAAGCATATTTAGTTTTTCGGTCATcagtatatattaaaaatatatatacacaattataataatgctaaaataaaaaaacacacaTAATGAAAGTACTGCGGAAAGCTAACAAGAAAATGGCTATATAGCTAAATAGCTAGAtttatagtttttttttgttcatgtaatttttacataaattcttataaaaaaaaatgtatagcCACTAATATTAAGCtagtatataaattaatgataaaatacaCAACAATTGGGCATTTCATAATTCTTAATGATATATTCATCATGCTTATAAGGACTGTATTATCAATGAGAAcgcataatatatatgtttcatcattgaatattatataaaattgagaattatttttttgtaaaacaCTTTGCAATATATATCTAGCCATAGCTTtcaatataaaacaaaacgtgtgtattatataattcatacACATATTGTGGGTGAGTgcaaatatgtttttttcattatgaatttaaattatattattttgtaacaCTTCCACCTCATGCTTTTGGAAATTGAGTACACGCCATAAATAACAAAACATACATTTTGGCGGTACATTATATGCACTTCCTATCCTAACACATACAAGCCAGTTGAATagtaaatacaaatatatatatattaagctctgaatattatgaaattattaacaatgaatatacatatattaatagtCTTGCTTGGGGTAAAATTATAGTATTAAATTTAGTGGTAgcttataaaataattaaga contains the following coding sequences:
- a CDS encoding schizont egress antigen-1, putative codes for the protein MTDNEHQNKDDLLYYINRYDANDILGNLDENDKLTNYDGNSGICEYEIPFLLENADINNNTKEHSDRNSVSSYFDDGTCSIISKNDEKHYIDKYEKEKIPKEKINIIFIQNKGEMNSFEDILSMSNVSSENLENKLNDRFYQLCCKSIADVNTHNLNKTKNVVKDKKGSLNIEHIDYGDIFLTIRHRLRGREGRTSNMLSDSNNNNNLYNSMTDSVISNWREMKNQENFIKYENYRGHEKEFIRRKLKNTYMNNLNGDKYFTPNRRSRDCYRTSLDSYMTNENERDISKQENMSPHFLPKKRKSTNNSSLYNSQIIGQNEYILKNRTFLKNFYIQKNYKQESHMHNDDYYCDDTHSENLYNDDAYNYNKNFSDRQGSVPNNDFIYSSEISNKKNSIPHNIYVDKKLSTPRNSTWHNENQPHEEDMLYYHSQNKEKSPHYGEAENEVQSNNYCEDKNSNVFNEDVIGIDNLDENDNMVDKVEEDDNTNKEVFYDIYDDDERDNNENFDTKLEEDDDYKTYNNELEVEAENGIDNHTPSNNNDNFVNSSKNADLDNINNCENVSYSNHTPKREEENGQRTSSMTSKDDKDYFELLIKKYEQTIMSVNESSTPSLSESIYLLPEGAKEPSLNGREMLKTASNAKNDVNNKVEDLDENLIDLKNKETTNEGGSFSNALSAENNNIGKSETVHNNDKTEIERGDGENTNVDLKESDGYEKLLKNDMYDLYNIKMHDLNNLKSYDFEFSKNLLKNEIFSCGDNINNDEINLNDNNINEKIDSLMNNYNMMKNKRDKFNEEENEIQNFLAELKADVTNQLNLNNMEDGQAFDLLNSFDINNNDDDFVDNFDGIDNNKEFEHDNDINHDYNDYGAYMDDMFNNNDDDNISRKGSRLKLSDLNDEKNLFQDDNSSLNTPIKSSGLKKDSESQTNTPLIFSRSNRTPRKKSVEVILVKKKLKKRKEKESNVAFENTTHDDYTVGTTTATSSINSKRRYPKRNRIKTLRYWIGERELTKRNPETGEIDVVGFSECKNLEQLSPHIIGPVYYKKMYLRDVNNSNERGNEDADNSLDQNDNDDDENEITIEVNNGMYENEVYNKIQSNENSMSKNDNGGSRLKRSMNASTHNRSDNDTTNRKGKRKRKKFINVINYIKKKTKKKLVKVIDKEVDQENVDNNNIFPTNDNIINDETNVDLNSQNNLDQNLFVTGNDFIENDDNVFFDAVSLGDNAHVNDIPEQSEELIEAPGVDEVENEKGANLENETTLEKETTLEKETAIENETTLEKETTLEKETAIENETTLEKETTLEKETAIENETTLEKETTLEKETTLEKESSLENETNLEKKKDVQVKKKLLDKKKKKKKKKKEKNKEKEIDEMYKQLSFMNFSSFYSKENGDNSKMENSKKTSTKNKKKNKKKKMKNKEMKHSDEDTNNEIGKLDKESSDKIEDESVIGAELEVAIKTTEEKIEKNEELSILNSYTSEHDDHITNTKDGNSELHENDDEEAKDFQTSTRLKKKKKIEKSTHDTNELNQKRRKTNKNNSKERISINENDEIKSLDVDKKVHEEEDKYMTKVDKETTTEPNKNMIDKVKKSEKKSNDKKKETNENDKKKETNENDKNSTLCLVTHDKENNTSGKGFIIDKLKSYFNIKDLININKPKTNNVILNEFENTEIINSNSTVRLSLSYPSNVKLSVDDGCSQTGNTQFPLIKQSSLNNFKLDINLFCVKISPNKAHSSNSYDKILVGYIYQGKKIKIYFKNQEKYFEKDEFFYIPKFSPFKIINISREDCILYVYPISK
- a CDS encoding PHAX domain-containing protein, putative, giving the protein MSIENKVQEESRENIEEKNTSINDNTVVTDGNISQEKLKNTQVCSNNEKSNSNTTDCVTKDDQKVEGKDAVEDGQNPQKNTISEKSNNTNQIEKEQNKNTTTPNTGNKKGNNNKNNGFHKKNSKESNKNTLKKKDTENNNKNSLLNDEKKDGVVGNKNNENNTKKNKKVNKKKGKLNNANNEQLKKDIDAAKGSVNIITKVTDNNDTRINSNENETITTAISIESNDIEGKNIGKKGLKKYSKAQVSKNPSTSDFNTWTQQTPGGKKKKGLNVNEKTKDKKVNLKKNKNTNFNNSTNQKVYNMKNANLNKDGFNYAPSSILANNFNANNQMINSYYMDVINNPMENNFMQMPNGEDSKCNYDKSKHAYLNYMYNPLDAYNLNKCYYFQYPDAPFNNMNNIGYYGNDPQRNILMENMMKLQGIYNMNGMPYNNYMNNMNQANNYNGNKNTGHNAIGKNNKNAYKQNFLNSRLNKHTSYDSGKKMHKDNSDLPQNKKEKSNNETCIDQENTEKEQNDLNKNTTKTKKKYPKNNGPMKSYHMNNPDYRNNSGIEMQLNNLNGLWNMKMNRNDLSYMFPYQNIAYPNNPYLDIANMGANFYSKYNTHQTPKAKNENKNKNFAANRNIGEKYIMNKQNNGAFNEKGKNDQQEISTEKGKIQNLEVNKEIHKFIDYCVKNYGNKYLMNVLNEFSPNNMNDNSEELSNIFKININSENLNAIASIEKDEKDKFPFLSNDNNMDKEVEKNIEEIFDESSKNIMEDYDKFNKLLNENKNDQSKEENQNNSNAEDTKENQENNNKMDTEKIGNETKVDESCENNMFEENSKMNITIPPGLGLPDINRALLHGAYLDNITVVRKCLEKVADINYYDKIGRRALHYACAGGYYDICELLIKNGAKVNVSDYKNWTPLHIAVTKMHKDITELLLKNNANIHALLPHSLSPNRGKTTTSMCIHFAAIKGNKDITKLLLKYGAKINDTDLSNRTALHYAAYRNNSDYLKFLIYDEKADINIFDVHNRLPIHSACLGGVLENVKILAKNKSFIQKKDIYNMSPLDIARIKKFKDIKNFLTKYINENFNPNGLLTAENETMDPNIADNVDEKKESVEINESENNKNEQNESIESLKNENADKKDTEEGTKNAQIDAINSLEMVDENKMDPKELYNDNKMIKDILTTTISTILKERNKDQIKRVVDALGVYISLSLLEKTILIQNYGGIELANKQGKRTTGGIFFYLIKYMYKNDIISKFKYDYIVEEEKEKKKTYRKLKKKILQEEENAKENRKANISEHNNLNVKKNQKEFNKNNENASTSMKKKQNKKNSSVQNGKKKGILKKNSNKGQENANKNSSKLREMSEKNDKNVTEGKNNTQTQNDNNKLTSKDGATLITTTTSNSNNDNNNGKFNLSNYNYTLKQNKEPKTTLRNNQNKLNESDEKNESEVPNTKNSTVLNDAPINENEDKKKKKNSKKKKNNKKKKSQQATNLNNNSINNNTNNIAKGHMEPHYAHFAQNSYYNFRDFHGMQNPSKKFYHINNTGNKNYAFNHNNNFTSGKNIKKTNNFNKDVMHYQNNLISYISSLQNAVYDYMGNDKYSYNNYLNNRNMHLMNNPYKLYGNNNPKII